The proteins below are encoded in one region of Populus alba chromosome 2, ASM523922v2, whole genome shotgun sequence:
- the LOC118050067 gene encoding DNA mismatch repair protein MSH6-like: MGKFYELFEMDAHVGAKELDLQYMKGEQPHCGFPEKNFSLNVEKLARKGYRVLVVEQTETPEQLELRRKEKGSKDKVVKREICAVITKGTLTEGELFSANPDASYLMALTASRQSLANQGLERIFGVCVVDITTSRIILGQFGDDAECSSLRCLLSELRPVEIVKPAKMLSSETERVMVRHTRNPLVNELAPLSGFWDAEKTVQEVKTIYKHIGDLSASGPLNKTDKTDLDTTNLNVGEYRPSCLPNILLEFVNKGENGSLALSALGGALYYLKQAFLDETLLRFAKFDSFPCSDFCEVAKKPYMILDAAALENLEIFENSRNIDTSG, from the exons ATGGGCAAATTTTACGAGCTCTTTGAAATGGATGCCCATGTAGGAGCTAAAGAACTAGATTTGCAATATATGAAG GGAGAACAACCTCACTGTGGCTTTCCAGAGAAGAACTTCTCTTTGAATGTGGAGAAATTGGCTAGAAAG GGTTATCGAGTTCTTGTTGTAGAGCAGACAGAAACACCTGAACAGTTAGAGCTTCGTCGCAAAGAGAAAGGTTCTAAAGACAAG GTTGTAAAACGTGAAATATGTGCGGTGATTACAAAAGGAACACTAACTGAGGGGGAGTTGTTTTCTGCAAATCCTGATGCTTCTTATTTAATGGCACTGACTGCAAGTCGCCAGAGTTTGGCAAACCAAGGTCTGGAGCGCATTTTTGGTGTTTGTGTTGTTGATATCACTACTAGCAGAATCATTCTTGGAcag TTTGGAGATGATGCTGAATGCAGTTCATTGCGCTGTCTATTATCTGAGCTGAGGCCAGTAGAAATTGTAAAACCTGCTAAAATGCTTAGCTCTGAAACTGAGAGAGTAATGGTGAGACATACTAGAAATCCCTTGGTCAATGAGTTGGCTCCCCTCTCAGGATTCTGGGACGCGGAGAAAACTGTTCAGGAAGTCAAAACTATCTACAAGCATATTGGTGATCTTTCAGCTTCTGGACCCTTAAATAAAACAGATAAAACAGATTTGGATACAACTAACCTTAATGTTGGAGAATATAGGCCAAGCTGCCTGCCCAACATTTTGTTAGAGTTTGTCAATAAAGGAGAAAATGGAAGCCTTGCTCTCTCGGCTCTTGGAGGCGCTCTCTATTATCTAAAacaggcatttttggatgagaCATTGCTTAGATTTGCGAAATTTGATTCCTTTCCTTGCTCTGATTTCTGTGAGGTTGCTAAGAAACCATACATGATTCTCGATGCTGCTGCCCTGGAGAACCTTGAGATTTTTGAGAACAGTAGAAACATAGACACTTCAGGGTAA
- the LOC140955263 gene encoding uncharacterized protein, giving the protein MENVEGDNGGAGGGDDSSDEEWGKNAEKDVSEEEDVDLMDEEEADDGKKRKRGGKDSRKRKASAEGGKLDLGKSGGDASTGGVRVSFVDPVKNKESKERRDAKRRRPGDVDYDPRTLYLPAEFAKSLTETMVGV; this is encoded by the exons ATGGAGAATGTCGAGGGCGATAATGGCGGTGCCGGTGGTGGTGACGACTCGAGTGATGAAGAATGGGGAAAGAATGCGGAGAAGGATGTTAGCGAGGAGGAGGACGTTGATTTGATGGACGAGGAAGAAGCGGATGAtggtaagaaaagaaagagaggtgGGAAGGATTCGAGGAAAAGGAAAGCGAGTGCAGAAGGTGGAAAGTTGGATTTGGGAAAGAGTGGCGGGGATGCGAGTACGGGAGGAGTCAGGGTTTCATTTGTGGATCCTGTAAAGAACAAGGAgagcaa AGAACGCAGGGATGCAAAGAGAAGGCGTCCTGGAGATGTAGATTATGATCCCAGGACTCTATACTTGCCCGCTGAGTTTGCAAAGAGTTTAACAG AGACAATGGTGGGAGTTTAA
- the LOC118050001 gene encoding (S)-8-oxocitronellyl enol synthase CYC2, with product MSPTSFMLPGPANPRRRITVRLKVVIPNAANLRHVCLQTGGKQYVGPFALLGKIEAHDPPFTEDLPRLRFPNFYYTLEDVMFEEVAKKEGVTWSVHRPGAIFGFSPHSLMNIIVTISVYAAICKHEGVPLIFRGSKEAWNGYSVASDADLIAEHEIWACVDPNAQNEDFNIQNRDLFKWKHLWTVLAEEFGIEKYGFEERESSVTFAEKMKDKGSVWEEIVRENQLRRRFFFLYSFFGLTRVNPGQPI from the exons ATGTCACCCACGTCTTTTATGTTACCTGGGCCAGCAAATCCACGGAGGAGGAT AACTGTGAGATTAAAGGTTGTTATACCTAATGCTGCCAATCTCCGCCATGTCTGCCTCCAAACCGGAGGGAAGCAATATGTGGGTCCCTTTGCCTTATTAGGCAAGATTGAAGCTCATGATCCACCTTTCACGGAAGATCTGCCCAGATTAAGATTTCCCAATTTTTATTACACATTGGAAGATGTTATGTTCGAGGAAGTGGCAAAGAAAGAAGGGGTGACTTGGTCTGTTCACCGGCCTGGTGCTATATTTGGGTTTTCACCTCATAGCTTGATGAATATCATTGTGACTATTTCTGTTTACGCTGCAATATGCAAGCACGAGGGAGTTCCGTTGATCTTTCGTGGATCGAAAGAGGCATGGAATGGTTACTCTGTAGCTTCTGATGCAGATCTGATCGCAGAGCATGAAATTTGGGCGTGCGTGGATCCTAATGCACAAAATGAAGATTTTAATATCCAAAACAGGGATCTGTTCAAATGGAAGCATTTGTGGACGGTTTTAGCAGAAGAGTTTGGGATTGAAAAGTATGGATTTGAGGAGCGGGAGAGTAGTGTGACCTTTGCGGAGAAGATGAAAGACAAGGGATCAGTGTGGGAGGAAATTGTGAGGGAGAACCAGCTACGGcgacggtttttttttttatatagtttttttgggttgacccgggttaacccgggtcaacccatctga
- the LOC140955264 gene encoding uncharacterized protein, whose amino-acid sequence MSRNRRTTDTLRVDDDQDDVPIMQLITARQRRRRGATVPQHVDEVPPPVEEEPQEIEEEDMVDETGVGVADPEPVTDVQQLSQVVQTWIEFTMERDRMRDRDVPSTSHTVQGVNVPLDAFMKLAPPIFLG is encoded by the coding sequence atgtCGAGGAATAGACGAACAACTGATACTCTTAGGGTAGATGATGATCAAGATGATGTCCCTATTATGCAGTTGATAACTGCAAGACAGAGAAGGAGGCGTGGTGCAACTGTGCCTCAACATGTTGATGAGGTACCTCCACCAGTGGAGGAAGAGCCTCAGGAAATAGAAGAGGAAGATATGGTTGATGAAACAGGTGTGGGGGTAGCTGACCCTGAGCCTGTTACAGATGTTCAACAACTTAGCCAGGTTGTGCAGACTTGGATAGAGTTTACTATGGAGAGAGACAGAATGAGGGATAGAGATGTACCCTCGACATCCCACACTGTTCAGGGAGTTAATGTGCCATTGGATGCCTTTATGAAGTTGGCACCTCCTATTTTTCTGGGATAG
- the LOC118050014 gene encoding uncharacterized protein: protein MDFETARRTALNRNPTQPYFNPERPHDMDFKSDEIERDLDDLDDEEESRASKLKPEDYNDEEWDIKKSIGLDCTLDYEEEEDHYDKVAVGREKAGDERLYVTAMEDYGIDIDSGNEIPSSFEDVARDPRANHLAAKIRLKEDAEAAKKMDSLRVTVKENTSASDDGNLKSILKRKKDFQLDSKTIENDLDSKLRKRVRFDPECKDSNDEEYDGVEDTQMETADSTEETIVYHLSPDYPSGIPDHMQNPSKYTHYTFDSSTDVDEESNRGAYMDFLKMLQRAKTAELHPDDVPVDLSKPLTFIPKRKTGAVPVTDNCIDSTQNRDDASEDFKLRRGVPLRIAAGDDLDTETCAMEEDKPETAADRASSRRPDRQYRTKAKLET from the exons ATGGATTTCGAGACCGCAAGGAGGACAGCCCTGAATCGAAACCCAACCCAACCGTACTTTAATCCAGAAAGACCCCACGATATGGATTTCAAGTCTGATGAGATCGAAAGAGATCTTGATGATCTAGACGACGAGGAGGAGTCACGCGCCTCGAAACTCAAACCCGAAGATTATAACGATGAAGAATGGGACATCAAGAAATCTATTGGCCTGGATTGTACTCTTGATTATGag GAAGAGGAAGATCATTATGACAAAGTAGCTGTTGGCAGGGAAAAGGCTGGAGATGAACGCCTTTATGTGACAGCAATGGAAGATTATGGTATAGATATTGATTCTGGAAATGAGATTCCTAGTTCATTTGAGGATGTTGCTAGGGATCCACGTGCTAATCATCTTGCTGCAAAAATTAGGCTAAAGGAAGATGCAGAAGCAGCTAAAAAGATGGATTCTTTGAGGGTTACTGTAAAGGAAAATACTAGTGCATCTGATGATGGTAATCTGAAATCCATTCTGAAGAGGAAGAAGGATTTTCAATTGGATTCCAAGACGATCGAGAATGATTTGGATTCTAAGTTACGAAAGCGTGTCCGGTTTGACCCGGAATGCAAAGACAGTAATGATGAAGAGTATGATGGAGTTGAAGACACACAGATGGAAACTGCTGATTCAACAGAAGAAACCATAGTGTATCATTTGTCTCCAGATTATCCTTCTGGAATTCCGGATCACATGCAAAATCCTTCGAAATATACCCACTATACTTTTGATTCATCAACTGATGTAGATGAAGAATCAAACCGAGGAGCGTATATGGACTTCCTCAAGATGCTGCAGCGAGCAAAGACTGCAGAATTACATCCAGATGATGTTCCTGTTGATCTTTCAAAACCACTCACCTTCATACCAAAAAGGAAAACTGGTGCTGTACCAGTGACTGATAACTGCATTGATTCTACACAAAACCGGGATGATGCCAGTGAAGACTTCAAGCTTAGGAGAGGGGTGCCTCTTAGGATTGCAGCTGGCGATGACCTTGATACTGAAACCTGTGCCATGGAGGAAGATAAACCAGAAACAGCAGCTGATAGGGCTAGTTCCCGGAGACCAGACCGTCAGTATAGGACAAAGGCCAAGTTGGAGACATGA